Within Quercus lobata isolate SW786 chromosome 5, ValleyOak3.0 Primary Assembly, whole genome shotgun sequence, the genomic segment CAAAGTGATTCAGATGTCTAGGTTTTGGACACATGGACAAGAGTGTCCAACATATCTCAAGTcaattgggaaaagcaaggctcttgctgctaccttgagtgacaccgaACTTGAAATTGAGTTAGATGATAGTGATGACAaaggaatcttgaatgccttcactactATAGTTGATCCTACTAAAGGGTATTAGGATATaagtgaatcatgttaggaatagatgtcatttagaattggctaatcctttcacaaaacgcactttacttgtaattgggtagatttaagatgtctttaatacttcaaggaacaagagttcaagtccaagtgttaaagccatccaaatctgtccaagaatcaagtgacacgtgataattaattaatattgcTCTTTGTAATAATATTGCCCTAGGGGTATTGACATATTGCTCAAGACATGTACGTATTTTTCAATGAGTTTaagtaataattaaattttacataaatatatacatgtGATGTGTATTCTCTTTGtgataatttctatttttcttgatcAGGATtgcttttgggtttttgaaagtGCTACATTCACTGTAGGAATGGATACATGATatccaaattcaaaatccaTTCAGAAATGTATATGAAGTATCTCAGCTTTACCAATGACCAGTGTGCAACACTAAACCATAGTCGCATCGTCGTCATATTCCAAGTAGGATTAGGATTAGATTAGATGAAAGGAGTGACCGGTGGTGGTATATATGGTTGGTAGACCTTGCAGTGGTGCAGTGCGGTTTTATCTTGGAAGtgatacaaaaatttttttttgttgtggatGTCAATGGTGACACGGTAGTTTGGGTAGCAACAGCAACATCGAGACTAAAGAAATCTTGAAGCAACAGTCAATGAGTACTAGCAAGTGGGTTGAAGGTACAGGTCTCGCCACAAATTCGTGTACCATTActcagcaaaaacaaaaatatttgtttaccattctatttcatattttgtaatgctatattagtattttatatttggtactttatttttctttcttcatttatgTTTGGTTGAGGTTGTTCTTAATTCTTACTCGGGTTCTATGCATATTGtcacttatatttttttgaaaatttaagtggaactctattaggacatatgtgatttcatgttaggaacatatgtcaatttagaaatggttaatcctttgacaaaacgcactttacttgtaattgggtagatctaggatgtgtttgatacttcaagaaacaagatttcaagttcaagtgttaaaaccatgcaaatctatccaagaaacaagtaaagaagtgctggattttaaaactcgacagctagcatctattgaggtttaaaaatTTGCTGAAGTCCGAATCTCGATAGCTAACTCGATAGATAcctatttgtcgaggtttatggaattcagtttttcaagagctgtttttcatccaattcgTGTGTATATGTTTGAGATTTCTTTTcacacaaccctaaacatatataaagattattttaagggccgtaaaaggttgcgcaagtgtgaagcaaagttttgttcatgcaaactgtgaccagagacaaaacttaccctagttcatctttctcttgaagaaactgctgtgtttgtacactttacagttttgtgaccaaggagcttcgtgatcttccatgtgatgaactgaagaactttgcaaccaacctctttttcaagttggtgattaagccacatattgggatccgtgcatctATTGATTAGTAACGTACTAAGAGCTGCGCATTGAAAAGGGAGATATTGTcattacaaaacaagtccaattgggtattgagataagggttcaactgtaggttggtataaagtactgggattccttgttacttgtaaccacttgttttgataatagtggattctcaggagtgctgaccttaaaatcacccggtggggtttttgccatgtaggttttccccatttgtaaacaaatcatcgtgtcaatttaatttccgctacaTATTAggtaattggtgatttgtttgtgctaccacacattTTAcgtgttaattgaattaattaattaacttggctaagtcaattgattaatttatcacaaggggttaatCCATTTttagcctatcaagtggtatcagagcaagcacactctgattaggtgttaatctttgttgtgtgatccattgacccctgttgtcatggctgCAACCAGCTTAAAGAGATctttattttcaaatacatcttgtttttctaaacTCTACTTGTTTGAGTGTATCAGAAAatgcaagtctaaaagttatttgaattctatTATGATGACAATTAGAAAAGATCTCAACttgacaaagaagaaactagactgtctcagaatgaaaatgtgcaaaaGAGTTCGTCTAAAAAGAGTGAAAATTAAACGTCTTGTTCATAAAAGGCAAATGAGAGAAAACATCATTCCCACAGATCTATCATCTAAGCACGAAGTGTGCTTTACAATGAAGTCTGCATTTAAGGTTATGGATACATGTTTGTGGTACCTTAACAGTggttgctcaagacacatgatTGGAGACCAATATctcttcaaggtttttgagTCTAAAAAAGGTGgtaatgtcacttttggtgatgggaaCAAATCACAGATTAAAGTAAAGGGAATCATCTCTCTACCTAGATTGCCAGACATTGCAAATGTTCTTTATGTAGAAGGTTTGGGAGTGAATCTGTTGAACATAAGTtagatatgtgatcaagactttaTGGTACTATTCTTAAAGGGAAAATGCCTTGTCATGGATGAGTCTAgaaagaaactcataagtggTGTTCACACTCTAGACAACTATTATGGCTTGGTTCcggatgttgatattgtgtgcaatagcatTAGTTTACCAAATGAAGATCTATGGCACTAAaggatgggacatgctagttacaaacatctcTAAATTTTATCTAAGCATGAGTTAGTTTTGGGGATACTAAAGCTTAGTAGAGTGAGCAATAtggtgtgtggaccatgtcagcttGGAAAACAGACGAAAGCCAAACATTCGGGTACTCAGACATTAGCTACTTCCAAACCATTAGAGCTACTACATCTCGATCTCATGGGTCCAACCAGAACCGAGTCTCTTGGTGGAAAGAGATAtatcatggttgtggtagacgACTTTACTAGGTACAGTTGGGTTATACTCCTACAATCCAAGTCTGATGCTCCTGAGCACATTAAAGCCTTGTGCACAAGATTGTAAAATGAGAAGGGCCTGAAGATTGATTAGATTCAAAGTGATCATGGTAAGGAATTCGAGAAATCGTATATGGAGTCCTTTTGCACAAGATCAGGTATATCTTAAGAGTTCTCTGCTCCTATTATTCAAGAGATGGCTAGAGCCATATTGCACAACAAGGATGTGGCTAGAAACTTGTAGGGAGAAGTTGTTAACACTGCATGTCATATGGTTAATACGGTGTACTTTAGACCAGgtaccaagaagactccatatgagttatggaaagaAAGGAAGCCAAATGTGAAGTATTTCATCATTTTTGCAAGTACTTGTTTCGttctcaaggatagagagaatgtgggaaaATTTAACTCTCGTAGTGATGAAGGAATATTTTTGGGATACTCTTCTACAAGCAAGGCTTATCgggtatacaacaaaagaaccatGAAGGTGATGGAAACAgtgaatgttgttattgatgaatcTTCAGACTCCGGTTTTGAGAAGTTTAGTGAGGAAATCTccaaagaaattcttcctccCGAGCCTAGGGAAATTCAAGAAATTGTTAAACAAGAGCCCGTATCTCCAAGTACTCCCAGTACTCCAAGTGTTGTAAAAGATTTAGCAGATATATCTACTTCACTTGATTCTGAATCCcatgaagagaaaggaccttccTCCAGGATCAAATTGAATCACCCTCCTAAAGTTATTATGGGAAACATGAATGAACTTACACTAAGGAAGCGTgcagttgataaatgtgttgctaactttgtgttTTATTCA encodes:
- the LOC115989854 gene encoding uncharacterized protein LOC115989854, which produces MKSAFKVMDTCLWYLNSGCSRHMIGDQYLFKVFESKKGGNVTFGDGNKSQIKVKGIISLPRLPDIANVLYVEGTKKTPYELWKERKPNVKYFIIFASTCFVLKDRENVGKFNSRSDEGIFLGYSSTSKAYRVYNKRTMKVMETVNVVIDESSDSGFEKFSEEISKEILPPEPREIQEIVKQEPVSPSTPSTPSVVKDLADISTSLDSESHEEKGPSSRIKLNHPPKVIMGNMNELTLRKRAVDKCVANFVFYSCYFSHVEPTRVEEAF